One Kribbella sp. NBC_00662 genomic region harbors:
- a CDS encoding zinc-dependent metalloprotease, protein MSDEPDNPDNPFKGTPFEAMFQQFSGAAGAGGTPDLNAIFAQVQQLLSGSTDGKPVNWDLAKDIARKTVATAGDRSMTSADGDRVADAVRLAEHWLDEATTLPEVSATSAAWSRAEWVENTLPVWQTVVDPVAEHVAGAMGNALPAEAQQFAGPMAGMLRQLGGSVFGAQVGQGLGELASEVVSSSDIGLPLGPTGQAILLPDNVAKFAEGLGLTDEDVRLYLALREVAHQRLYAGVPWLKQHLLAAVADYAAGIEVDTGKIERAMADIDPQNPEAMQEALAGGLFEPEDSEQQKAALVRLETTLALVEGWVDDVVREATKDRMPAAIQLSETVRRRRAAGGPAEQTFATLVGLQLRPRRLRDAANLWAAVRDARGVEGRDNLWSHPDLMPSTADLDDPIGFAQHAGELSDIDIADFLAEEDKPTDPTSDDDGDNPAK, encoded by the coding sequence ATGAGCGACGAACCGGACAACCCGGACAACCCGTTCAAGGGAACGCCGTTCGAGGCCATGTTCCAGCAGTTCTCCGGTGCGGCCGGCGCGGGCGGCACCCCGGACCTGAACGCGATCTTCGCCCAGGTCCAGCAATTGCTGAGCGGTTCGACCGACGGCAAGCCGGTGAACTGGGACCTGGCCAAGGACATCGCCCGCAAGACCGTCGCCACGGCCGGCGACCGGTCGATGACGTCCGCCGACGGCGATCGCGTCGCCGACGCGGTCCGGCTCGCCGAGCACTGGCTGGACGAGGCGACCACGCTGCCCGAGGTGTCGGCCACCTCCGCGGCCTGGAGCCGCGCCGAGTGGGTCGAGAACACACTGCCGGTGTGGCAGACGGTCGTCGACCCGGTTGCTGAGCACGTCGCGGGCGCGATGGGCAACGCGCTGCCCGCCGAGGCGCAGCAGTTCGCGGGCCCGATGGCCGGGATGCTGCGGCAGCTCGGCGGCTCTGTCTTCGGTGCGCAGGTCGGCCAGGGGCTCGGGGAGCTTGCCAGCGAGGTCGTGAGCTCGTCCGACATCGGGCTGCCGCTCGGGCCGACCGGCCAGGCGATCCTGCTGCCCGACAACGTCGCGAAGTTCGCCGAAGGGCTCGGGCTGACCGACGAGGACGTTCGGCTGTATCTGGCGCTGCGCGAGGTGGCGCACCAGCGGCTGTACGCGGGTGTGCCGTGGCTGAAGCAGCACCTCCTCGCCGCGGTCGCCGACTACGCAGCGGGTATCGAGGTCGACACCGGCAAGATCGAGCGCGCGATGGCCGACATCGACCCGCAGAACCCGGAGGCCATGCAGGAGGCGCTTGCGGGCGGCCTGTTCGAGCCCGAGGACTCCGAGCAGCAGAAGGCGGCGCTCGTCCGGCTCGAGACGACGCTCGCGTTGGTCGAGGGTTGGGTGGACGACGTCGTACGCGAGGCCACCAAGGACCGGATGCCGGCCGCGATCCAGCTCTCCGAGACGGTACGGCGTCGTCGGGCTGCCGGCGGTCCGGCCGAGCAGACGTTCGCGACTCTCGTCGGTCTTCAGTTGCGTCCGCGGCGCCTGCGCGACGCTGCGAACCTGTGGGCAGCCGTTCGGGACGCCCGCGGGGTTGAAGGTCGCGACAACCTGTGGTCCCACCCTGACCTGATGCCGAGCACTGCTGACCTCGATGACCCCATCGGGTTCGCGCAGCACGCGGGCGAGCTCTCCGACATCGACATCGCCGACTTCCTCGCCGAGGAAGACAAGCCGACCGACCCCACCTCGGACGACGACGGCGACAACCCCGCCAAGTAG
- a CDS encoding NUDIX hydrolase, which produces MLLGNAVEVLEGWSAPDAEQEKLRAHYLRHLAAHPDGMWRSCRPEHVTASALVVDGAGEQTLLTLHKTVGRWLQLGGHCEAGDTTLSGAALREATEESGLTGLTIGPQPLQLSRHLLLGGGCAGAYHLDVQFLVTATAGTEYVVSEESHDLAWFPLDGLPADTDPSVQELASRARQQLSRA; this is translated from the coding sequence GTGCTTCTTGGGAATGCGGTTGAGGTCTTGGAAGGCTGGAGTGCGCCCGACGCGGAGCAGGAGAAGCTGCGGGCGCACTACCTGCGGCACCTCGCGGCGCACCCGGATGGCATGTGGCGGAGCTGCCGGCCGGAGCATGTGACGGCTAGTGCGTTGGTGGTCGACGGCGCGGGCGAGCAGACCCTGCTCACGCTTCACAAGACCGTTGGGCGATGGCTTCAGCTCGGCGGGCACTGCGAGGCCGGCGACACGACGCTGTCGGGTGCAGCACTGCGGGAAGCGACGGAGGAGTCAGGGCTGACCGGTCTGACGATCGGTCCTCAGCCGCTGCAGCTCTCGCGGCATCTGCTTCTCGGTGGAGGGTGCGCCGGGGCGTATCACCTCGACGTCCAGTTCCTCGTCACCGCGACGGCCGGCACGGAGTACGTCGTGAGCGAGGAGTCACACGACCTCGCCTGGTTCCCACTCGATGGACTCCCGGCAGACACAGATCCGTCGGTCCAGGAACTCGCGTCCCGAGCCCGCCAACAACTCTCCCGAGCCTGA
- a CDS encoding LuxR C-terminal-related transcriptional regulator, whose amino-acid sequence MNDFVRVVVIDDHTLVRYGLAGLVDREPDLEIVGDTGQRAEAVGIVLSTRADVVVLDVTPPDHDGLRIARELRNRYAELGIVLLAPEGQDGVLFEALESGVSAFVARTAPTEEILAAIRHAAVAPTSFTATGLGPAMARRDQSSAQALLSPREAQVLELLGQGLSVRAIAVALSVSVSTAKTYVERLYEKLEVSNRAQAIMTALQRGLIEPKS is encoded by the coding sequence ATGAACGATTTCGTCAGGGTCGTCGTGATCGACGATCACACATTGGTCCGCTACGGCCTGGCCGGCCTCGTCGACCGGGAACCGGATCTGGAGATAGTCGGCGACACCGGCCAGCGCGCCGAAGCGGTCGGCATCGTGCTGTCGACCCGCGCCGACGTCGTCGTACTCGATGTCACGCCGCCGGACCACGACGGTCTGCGGATCGCCCGCGAACTCCGCAACCGGTACGCCGAGCTCGGCATCGTCCTGCTGGCACCGGAGGGGCAGGACGGGGTCCTGTTCGAGGCGCTCGAGTCGGGAGTGTCGGCGTTCGTCGCGAGGACCGCGCCGACCGAGGAAATCCTGGCGGCGATCCGGCACGCGGCCGTCGCACCCACCTCGTTCACGGCGACCGGGCTCGGGCCGGCGATGGCACGTCGCGACCAGTCGTCGGCGCAGGCGCTGCTGAGTCCACGGGAGGCGCAGGTGCTCGAGCTGCTCGGACAGGGGTTGTCGGTGCGGGCGATCGCGGTGGCGTTGTCGGTGAGCGTGTCCACCGCGAAGACGTACGTCGAGCGGCTGTACGAGAAGCTCGAGGTGTCGAACCGGGCTCAGGCGATCATGACCGCGCTCCAGCGCGGGCTCATCGAACCGAAATCATGA
- a CDS encoding type II secretion system protein J: protein MRLRRTEQGFTLVELLITMTLMGVVTVGLADLVVNALHQMSATSDRLDMAQDAQLGATYFARDVAAVGVRDYGAVAVDGSLPFQPSVQLDAVDSAGGVVCGPLPVAAVRLLSDYWDTSVTPAVRRTAVVAYYVNEAGELHRARCLGPSTTPSSDLRLASYVKPGSLAVSCSSACDSALLPEGVTLRLVLSKPSTGDYAVTLSGLRRQS from the coding sequence GTGCGGTTGAGGCGTACCGAGCAAGGCTTCACGTTGGTCGAGCTGCTGATCACCATGACCCTGATGGGGGTGGTGACTGTCGGCCTGGCTGACCTGGTGGTCAACGCGCTGCACCAGATGAGTGCGACGTCGGACCGGCTGGACATGGCGCAAGATGCCCAGCTCGGTGCGACGTACTTCGCCCGCGACGTCGCCGCAGTCGGTGTGCGCGACTACGGGGCCGTCGCTGTGGACGGGTCGCTGCCGTTCCAGCCGTCGGTGCAACTCGATGCGGTGGACTCCGCCGGGGGAGTGGTTTGTGGTCCGCTTCCGGTCGCCGCAGTTCGGTTGTTGTCGGACTACTGGGACACCTCGGTCACACCGGCCGTCCGGCGTACGGCGGTCGTCGCGTACTACGTGAACGAGGCGGGAGAGCTCCACCGGGCACGTTGTCTGGGCCCGAGCACGACGCCGTCATCCGATCTGCGGCTTGCGTCTTATGTGAAGCCGGGGAGTCTCGCGGTCAGCTGCTCGAGTGCGTGTGACTCGGCTCTGCTTCCGGAGGGCGTCACATTGCGTCTGGTTCTGTCGAAGCCGTCCACCGGCGACTATGCGGTCACACTGAGCGGACTGCGGAGGCAGTCGTGA
- a CDS encoding type II secretion system protein has protein sequence MRERGESLLELVVAIALMGVAVVAVMAGLTTTVLMSDTQRKQATAVTTVRNYAEALQQYVADGHYVPCASTYAVPGFAPPAGFTARVVSGSVQYWTGALWLPLCLPDRGLQRLRVSVASTDGRAAETLDVVLRKPCRLEDPPCG, from the coding sequence ATGCGAGAACGCGGCGAGAGTCTGCTCGAACTGGTGGTCGCGATCGCGCTGATGGGCGTTGCCGTCGTCGCGGTGATGGCGGGGCTGACGACGACGGTGCTGATGTCTGACACCCAGCGGAAACAGGCGACGGCGGTGACGACGGTACGCAACTACGCCGAGGCGCTGCAGCAGTACGTTGCCGATGGCCACTATGTCCCGTGTGCCTCGACGTACGCCGTACCGGGCTTCGCGCCGCCGGCCGGGTTCACGGCCCGAGTCGTGAGTGGGTCGGTGCAGTACTGGACCGGGGCGCTGTGGCTGCCGCTCTGCCTGCCCGACCGGGGCCTGCAGCGGTTGCGGGTGTCAGTGGCGAGTACTGACGGGCGTGCGGCCGAGACGCTGGACGTCGTACTGCGGAAGCCCTGCCGGCTCGAGGATCCGCCGTGCGGTTGA
- a CDS encoding type II secretion system F family protein, whose product MTRYAYVAARPDGSTKRGTTRAESREGAELALYERELRNIRLSEKPGLLQIEITARRVKREEVMHLTRQLGAFVGAGLPLTESVHSLGREAENSTVRRMMLEVEDGLRDGERLSDCFDRHPRIFPEFYRGILRSAELSGRLDTALGQLARYLERDLEARRRIKQATIYPAVVAVMSVVTLIVLAGFVLPRFKAFFDSLGARLPLPTRILLGITNFLTSWWWALMIGCGLLVLLLVYVLSTTPGRYLRDRLVLALPVIGPTVQFALVERFCRILSSMVSAGVQLPQALRVATGSLPNRVYRRSLAGVMEAMLQGEGLARPLAATKLFPATAAQMIRVGEDTGTMDAQLEVTAQYYEGELDYKLKKLIGLFEPAVIVLMGGVVGFVAIALVSAMYGIFRQVQG is encoded by the coding sequence ATGACGAGGTACGCGTACGTCGCGGCGAGGCCAGACGGGAGTACCAAGCGCGGTACGACGCGGGCCGAGAGTCGCGAGGGGGCCGAGCTGGCGCTCTACGAGCGGGAGCTGCGGAACATCCGGCTGTCCGAGAAGCCCGGCCTGCTGCAGATCGAGATCACCGCGCGCAGGGTGAAGCGGGAAGAGGTGATGCATCTGACCCGGCAACTCGGTGCGTTCGTCGGAGCCGGGCTGCCACTGACCGAGTCGGTGCACAGTCTGGGTCGCGAGGCGGAGAACTCGACGGTCCGCCGGATGATGCTCGAGGTCGAGGACGGCCTCCGAGACGGCGAGCGGCTGTCGGACTGCTTCGACCGGCATCCGCGGATCTTCCCCGAGTTCTACCGCGGCATCCTCCGATCGGCCGAGCTGAGCGGCCGCCTCGACACCGCGCTCGGCCAGCTCGCCCGCTACCTGGAGCGTGATCTCGAAGCCCGCCGGCGGATCAAGCAGGCCACCATCTACCCGGCGGTCGTCGCCGTGATGTCGGTGGTGACGTTGATCGTCCTGGCCGGCTTCGTGCTGCCGCGCTTCAAGGCCTTCTTCGACAGTCTCGGGGCGCGGCTGCCCTTGCCGACCCGGATCCTGCTGGGCATCACCAACTTCCTCACCAGCTGGTGGTGGGCGCTGATGATCGGTTGCGGTTTGCTGGTGCTCTTGCTCGTCTACGTGCTGAGCACGACGCCCGGACGCTATCTGCGCGACCGGCTGGTCCTCGCGCTGCCGGTGATCGGGCCGACCGTCCAGTTCGCGCTGGTCGAGCGTTTCTGCCGGATCCTCTCGTCGATGGTCAGCGCGGGCGTCCAGCTACCGCAGGCGTTGCGGGTCGCGACCGGCTCGCTGCCGAACCGCGTCTATCGCCGGTCGCTGGCCGGCGTGATGGAGGCGATGCTCCAGGGCGAGGGACTGGCCCGGCCGCTGGCGGCCACCAAGCTGTTCCCGGCGACAGCCGCCCAGATGATCCGGGTCGGCGAGGACACCGGGACGATGGACGCCCAGTTGGAGGTCACCGCGCAGTACTACGAGGGCGAGCTGGACTACAAGCTGAAGAAGCTGATCGGCCTGTTCGAGCCGGCCGTGATCGTGCTGATGGGCGGCGTGGTCGGCTTCGTGGCGATCGCGTTGGTGTCCGCGATGTACGGGATCTTCCGGCAGGTGCAGGGCTGA
- a CDS encoding GspE/PulE family protein produces MRHRGRPKQTEPPTTPPHPAELSADLPTARRRAARLAERNGIPLVDLWTVTPEADATALIDEQTARRLTALPLAVRDGEVLVVLADPALGIQVQDALGRPVRLALAAAPDIVRAIDNSFRALAGIDESVKLFQARGTALEPDELVVNEDAPVVQVVQLIITQGLRDRASDIHIEPHDERVRVRFRVDGALRDQLDLPAAIGPAVASRIKVLADLNIVERRRSQDGQIRMQVEGRDVDIRVSTAAVVGGEKVVLRLLDKSRPLFRLEQLGMPPELADRYATLLRTPYGMVICAGPTGSGKTTTLYGSLGEIDSPERNIMTIEDPVEYSYASINQIQINEAAGITFASGLRSILRQDPDVILVGEIRDAETARIAVQSALTGHLVLSSVHATDTATALHRLLDMGIENFLVASSVSAVISQRLIRKVCENCREYYEPPAAEQAFLRSAGAEAPIGGLVRGVGCNFCAHTGYLERTGVYELLPVTDPIRELVIDRAPLAEIRKVASYEGMRTLHEEGARLAQTGVTTVAEVLRSIYTVGMR; encoded by the coding sequence ATGCGGCACCGCGGCCGGCCGAAGCAGACGGAACCGCCGACGACTCCGCCCCATCCCGCCGAGCTGTCAGCCGATCTTCCGACGGCACGACGGCGGGCTGCGCGGTTGGCCGAGCGGAACGGCATCCCCTTGGTTGACCTGTGGACCGTGACGCCGGAGGCCGACGCGACGGCCCTGATCGACGAACAGACGGCGCGGCGGCTGACCGCACTGCCGCTGGCGGTTCGCGACGGCGAGGTGCTCGTCGTACTCGCGGACCCGGCGCTCGGCATCCAGGTCCAGGACGCACTGGGTCGCCCTGTGCGGCTTGCTCTCGCGGCCGCGCCCGACATCGTCCGCGCGATCGACAACAGCTTCCGTGCGCTGGCCGGGATCGACGAGTCGGTCAAGCTGTTCCAGGCCAGGGGTACTGCGCTCGAGCCCGACGAGCTTGTGGTGAATGAGGACGCGCCGGTGGTCCAGGTGGTTCAGCTGATCATCACCCAGGGGTTGCGCGACCGTGCCTCCGACATCCACATCGAGCCGCACGACGAGCGGGTGCGAGTGCGGTTCCGGGTGGACGGTGCGTTGCGTGACCAGCTCGACCTGCCCGCCGCGATCGGTCCGGCCGTAGCCAGCCGGATCAAGGTGCTGGCCGACCTGAACATCGTCGAACGGCGGCGCTCGCAGGACGGCCAGATCCGGATGCAGGTCGAGGGCCGTGACGTCGACATCCGGGTCTCGACCGCCGCCGTCGTCGGTGGCGAGAAGGTGGTACTGCGTCTGCTCGACAAGAGCCGGCCCCTGTTCCGCCTCGAGCAGCTGGGGATGCCGCCCGAGCTGGCGGATCGGTACGCCACGCTGCTGCGAACGCCGTACGGGATGGTGATCTGCGCTGGCCCGACCGGGAGCGGCAAGACCACCACGCTGTATGGGTCGCTGGGTGAGATCGACAGTCCCGAGCGGAACATCATGACGATCGAGGACCCGGTCGAGTACAGCTATGCCTCGATCAACCAGATCCAGATCAACGAGGCGGCCGGGATCACGTTCGCGTCGGGGCTGAGGTCGATCCTGCGGCAGGACCCGGACGTGATCCTCGTCGGTGAGATCAGGGACGCGGAGACGGCGCGAATCGCCGTACAGTCCGCGCTGACCGGGCACCTGGTCCTGTCGTCGGTGCACGCGACCGACACTGCGACCGCTCTGCATCGCCTGCTGGACATGGGGATCGAGAACTTCCTGGTCGCGTCCTCGGTGAGTGCGGTGATCTCGCAGCGGCTGATCCGCAAGGTCTGCGAGAACTGCCGCGAGTACTACGAGCCGCCGGCCGCGGAGCAGGCGTTCCTGCGCAGTGCCGGCGCGGAGGCGCCGATCGGCGGCCTGGTGCGCGGCGTGGGGTGCAATTTCTGTGCGCACACGGGCTATCTGGAACGGACCGGCGTCTACGAGCTGCTTCCGGTGACCGATCCGATCCGTGAGCTGGTCATCGATCGCGCACCGCTCGCCGAGATCCGCAAAGTCGCTTCCTACGAGGGCATGCGGACGCTGCACGAGGAGGGCGCCCGGCTGGCGCAGACAGGAGTCACGACAGTCGCCGAAGTACTCCGATCGATCTACACGGTGGGGATGCGATGA
- a CDS encoding type IV pilus twitching motility protein PilT: MRIPVPGSRVDLLLEELWNAGGTDLLLTVGMAPQVRVHGVLRPVADRTPLTRRDTDSMLAEILNPHRSNVWQTTYEHDFSFSWRENARIRANAFTQRGDTAIALRVIPRSIPTMSELGLPPVIGTFARLHQGLVLVTGPTGSGKSTTLASVIHQINTDRACHIITIEDPIEYVHEHRRSAVNQREVGSDTASFPDALRAALREDPDVLLVGEMRDLESIRFALTIAETGHLVFATLHTNDTAQSLARIIDVFPPEQQSQVRVQLAAALSGVVHQRLIPRVGGGLVAAFEVMVANAGIRNLIKEGKTHQLRNALVTGRREGMITLEQSLSELILAGQISPEDAYSRSSHPKEIELRPRVRSGAVQA, from the coding sequence ATGAGAATTCCCGTGCCTGGCAGCCGGGTGGATCTGTTGCTCGAAGAACTCTGGAACGCCGGTGGCACCGACCTGCTCCTCACGGTCGGAATGGCGCCACAGGTGCGTGTCCACGGTGTGCTGCGCCCGGTGGCGGACAGGACGCCGTTGACCAGGCGGGACACCGACTCGATGCTCGCGGAGATCCTCAACCCGCACCGCTCGAACGTCTGGCAGACGACGTACGAGCACGATTTCTCGTTCTCCTGGCGGGAGAACGCGCGGATCCGCGCGAACGCCTTCACCCAGCGCGGCGACACCGCCATCGCGCTGCGGGTCATCCCGCGCAGCATCCCGACGATGTCGGAGCTGGGACTGCCGCCCGTGATCGGCACGTTCGCCCGGCTGCATCAGGGTCTGGTCCTGGTGACCGGGCCGACCGGATCGGGCAAGTCGACCACGCTGGCCTCGGTCATCCACCAGATCAACACCGACCGGGCCTGCCACATCATCACGATCGAGGACCCGATCGAGTACGTGCACGAACATCGCCGTTCGGCCGTGAACCAACGCGAGGTCGGCAGCGACACGGCGTCGTTCCCGGACGCGCTGCGGGCCGCGCTGCGCGAGGACCCCGACGTACTGCTGGTCGGTGAGATGCGGGACCTGGAGTCGATCCGGTTCGCACTGACCATCGCCGAGACCGGGCACCTGGTCTTCGCGACGTTGCACACCAACGACACCGCCCAGTCGCTGGCCCGCATCATCGATGTCTTCCCGCCGGAGCAGCAGTCCCAGGTCCGGGTCCAGCTGGCTGCGGCGCTCAGCGGCGTCGTACACCAGCGGCTGATCCCGCGGGTCGGTGGCGGCCTGGTCGCGGCGTTCGAGGTGATGGTCGCGAACGCCGGGATCCGCAACCTGATCAAGGAAGGCAAGACGCATCAGTTGCGCAACGCGCTGGTCACCGGCCGGCGCGAAGGCATGATCACGCTCGAGCAGTCCCTCTCGGAACTGATCCTCGCCGGCCAGATCTCGCCGGAGGACGCGTACTCCCGCAGCTCCCACCCGAAGGAGATCGAGCTCCGGCCGCGGGTCCGCTCCGGGGCGGTGCAAGCGTGA
- a CDS encoding type II secretion system protein, translating into MNYPLRASVARTVRRARNQRTRTRNQSGFTLIELLVVIVILGVLSGVVVFAVSGIQDRGNAAACKTDKKSVEVAVEAYYAKNGTYPPAGDPGWLELTVGVNQLLRSRPVGDGYTITLGVNGLVTASGACT; encoded by the coding sequence ATGAACTACCCGCTTCGGGCCTCCGTCGCCCGAACAGTCCGCCGTGCCCGCAACCAGAGGACCCGCACCAGGAACCAGTCCGGCTTCACCCTGATCGAACTGCTCGTCGTGATCGTCATCCTGGGCGTGCTGTCCGGGGTCGTCGTCTTCGCGGTCTCCGGCATCCAGGACCGCGGCAACGCGGCCGCCTGCAAGACCGACAAGAAGAGCGTGGAAGTCGCCGTCGAGGCGTACTACGCGAAGAACGGCACCTATCCACCCGCCGGTGACCCCGGCTGGCTCGAGCTCACCGTCGGCGTCAACCAGCTGCTGCGCAGCCGCCCGGTCGGTGACGGCTACACCATCACGCTCGGCGTGAACGGCCTGGTCACCGCCTCCGGCGCCTGCACCTGA
- a CDS encoding DUF2064 domain-containing protein, whose protein sequence is MTDSASDRRVVVVVVPATGTWAPPGRDPEAWRLALAEDTYEVLAALDHVDVAVAVAGGDDDAVAEVSALTWPGTPTYSVDAARPVLHAVELAGPAAAVVAVSYDVPDLPGLLIGKLFRALSSADIAVTPAEDGTLAAIGTKTPVADWVAELAPTFDTSLSVLEARKPRRHAVAIGPGWHRLRSAADIARLDPGLEGWDATRSLLRRA, encoded by the coding sequence ATGACCGACTCAGCCTCCGACCGGCGCGTTGTGGTTGTCGTCGTGCCGGCCACCGGGACGTGGGCTCCTCCCGGGCGGGACCCCGAGGCGTGGCGGCTGGCGCTGGCCGAGGACACCTACGAAGTACTCGCCGCGCTCGACCACGTCGACGTGGCGGTCGCGGTCGCCGGTGGAGACGATGACGCCGTCGCAGAGGTGAGTGCACTGACCTGGCCAGGCACACCGACGTACTCCGTCGACGCCGCCCGACCGGTCCTGCACGCGGTCGAGCTCGCCGGTCCGGCCGCGGCAGTCGTCGCCGTCTCGTACGACGTACCTGATCTGCCCGGGCTCCTGATCGGCAAGCTGTTCCGCGCACTCAGCAGCGCCGACATCGCTGTCACCCCGGCCGAGGACGGCACGCTCGCGGCGATCGGGACCAAGACCCCGGTCGCGGACTGGGTCGCGGAGCTCGCTCCAACGTTCGACACGTCGCTGTCCGTCCTGGAAGCCCGCAAACCTCGCCGGCACGCTGTCGCGATCGGTCCGGGCTGGCACCGGCTGCGGTCTGCGGCCGACATCGCGCGCCTGGATCCCGGCCTCGAGGGCTGGGACGCGACCAGATCACTGCTGCGTCGCGCCTGA
- a CDS encoding winged helix-turn-helix transcriptional regulator codes for MPTRTVAQLREEAAREYDAFLASCPARQLLDRISDKWVTLILTALADGPQRYSDLSRRIAGVSQKMLTQTLRSLERDGLLTRSVTPSVPVRVDYELTQLGRTLMPLISSIKTWAETHMPEVNAARETYDDVSTPA; via the coding sequence ATGCCGACCCGCACCGTCGCCCAGCTCCGCGAGGAAGCAGCCCGCGAGTACGACGCGTTCCTGGCGAGCTGTCCGGCCCGGCAGCTCCTCGACCGCATCAGCGACAAGTGGGTGACGCTCATCCTCACCGCACTCGCCGACGGCCCCCAGCGGTACTCCGACCTGTCGCGCCGGATCGCCGGTGTCAGCCAGAAGATGCTGACCCAGACCCTCCGCTCCCTCGAACGCGACGGTCTCCTCACCCGCTCGGTCACCCCGTCGGTACCGGTACGCGTCGACTACGAACTCACGCAACTGGGCCGCACCTTGATGCCACTGATCTCCTCCATCAAGACCTGGGCCGAGACCCACATGCCCGAGGTCAACGCAGCCCGCGAGACCTATGACGACGTGAGCACTCCCGCATGA
- a CDS encoding NADP-dependent oxidoreductase, with product MRALVARRLDGPDAIELIETEVPEPAEGQVRIKVAAAAVNPVDLAVSAGAAVEFGLTAAREQFGLGWDVAGTVDAVGPNTQAPAETVVGVADLLGRSLKTHAEYVVLNVDAVVRAPDGLDLANAATFGLNGLTALHAVNRLEGQTVLVTGAAGGVGGYAVELAKHRGLTVIASAGARDEELVRRLGADHFVDRNEDLAAAVRRIVPLGVDGVVDAAVVGIGAQEAVRNGGRHVHLQPGPRPPHLRDITVEQQFIHTNREDLEELVRLVEAGVLSTRVAETYRLEEATVAYKRVAAGGVRGRVVLLPQG from the coding sequence ATGCGCGCATTGGTCGCCCGCAGGCTCGACGGGCCGGATGCGATCGAGCTGATCGAGACCGAGGTACCGGAGCCCGCCGAGGGCCAGGTCCGGATCAAGGTGGCCGCCGCGGCGGTCAACCCGGTCGACCTGGCCGTCAGCGCGGGAGCTGCCGTGGAGTTCGGACTGACCGCCGCCCGGGAGCAGTTCGGTCTCGGCTGGGACGTGGCCGGCACTGTCGACGCTGTCGGACCCAACACGCAGGCACCGGCGGAGACGGTGGTCGGAGTGGCCGACCTGCTGGGGCGGAGCCTGAAGACGCACGCTGAGTACGTCGTGCTGAACGTGGACGCTGTCGTGCGTGCACCGGACGGGCTCGACCTGGCCAACGCAGCGACGTTCGGGCTCAATGGTCTGACCGCGCTGCATGCAGTCAACAGGTTGGAGGGACAGACCGTGCTCGTGACCGGCGCAGCAGGAGGCGTCGGCGGGTACGCCGTGGAGCTGGCCAAGCACCGTGGCCTGACAGTCATCGCCAGCGCCGGAGCCCGTGACGAAGAGCTGGTACGGCGCCTCGGCGCGGACCATTTCGTCGACCGGAACGAAGACCTGGCGGCAGCGGTACGACGGATCGTGCCCCTCGGGGTGGATGGGGTCGTGGACGCCGCCGTGGTCGGAATCGGCGCGCAAGAGGCCGTACGCAACGGCGGCCGACATGTGCACCTGCAGCCAGGCCCACGCCCGCCGCACCTTCGCGACATCACCGTGGAGCAGCAATTCATCCACACCAACCGGGAGGACCTGGAGGAGCTCGTTCGACTGGTCGAGGCCGGTGTCCTCTCGACCCGGGTCGCCGAGACCTACCGCCTCGAGGAGGCGACGGTTGCCTACAAGCGCGTCGCAGCTGGAGGCGTCCGGGGTCGAGTCGTGCTCCTACCCCAAGGCTGA